The following coding sequences lie in one Alosa alosa isolate M-15738 ecotype Scorff River chromosome 21, AALO_Geno_1.1, whole genome shotgun sequence genomic window:
- the smad5 gene encoding mothers against decapentaplegic homolog 5 isoform X2: MTSMSSLFSFTSPAVKRLLGWKQGDEEEKWAEKAVDALVKKLKKKKGAMEDLEKALSCPGQPSKCVTIPRSLDGRLQVSHRKGLPHVIYCRVWRWPDLQSHHELKPLEVCEYPFGSKQKEVCINPYHYKRVESPVLPPVLVPRHSEFNPQHSLLVQFRNLSHHEPHMPLNATFPESFQQQQHSSGSSLPISPNSPYPPSPTSSGTYPNSPASSGPSSPFQLPADTPPPAYMPPDEQMGQDGSQSMETGSSMVPQNMPRGDVQPVEYEEPIHWCSIVYYELNNRVGEAYHASSTSVLVDGFTDPSNNKNRFCLGLLSNVNRNSTIENTRRHIGKGVHLYYVGGEVYAECLSDTSIFVQSRNCNYHHGFHPTTVCKIPSGCSLKIFNNQEFAQLLAQSVNHGFEAVYELTKMCTIRMSFVKGWGAEYHRQDVTSTPCWIEVHLHGPLQWLDKVLTQMGSPLNPISSVS; the protein is encoded by the exons ATGACCTCCATGTCCAGCCTGTTCTCCTTCACGAGCCCGGCCGTCAAGCGGCTTCTGGGCTGGAAGCAGGGCGACGAGGAGGAGAAGTGGGCCGAGAAGGCGGTGGACGCCCTGGTCAAGAAGCTCAAGAAGAAGAAGGGCGCCATGGAGGACCTGGAGAAGGCGCTCAGCTGCCCCGGCCAGCCCAGCAAGTGTGTGACCATCCCGCGCTCGCTCGACGGCCGCCTCCAGGTCTCGCACCGCAAGGGCCTGCCGCACGTCATCTACTGCCGCGTGTGGCGCTGGCCCGACCTGCAGTCGCACCACGAGCTCAAGCCGCTGGAGGTGTGCGAGTACCCCTTCGGCTCCAAACAGAAGGAGGTGTGCATCAACCCCTACCACTACAAACGCGTGGAGAGCCCAG TGCTTCCACCGGTGTTGGTCCCCCGCCACAGCGAGTTCAACCCGCAGCACAGTCTGCTGGTGCAGTTCCGCAACTTGAGCCACCACGAGCCGCACATGCCCCTCAACGCCACCTTCCCTGAGTccttccagcagcagcagcacagcagcggCAGCTCCCTACCGATCTCACCCAACTCGCCCTACCCACCCTCGCCCACCAGCAGTGGCACCTACCCCAACTCCCCCGCCAGCTCGGGCCCCTCCAGCCCCTTCCAGCTGCCAG CCGACACACCACCCCCTGCCTACATGCCCCCTGACGAGCAGATGGGCCAGGACGGCTCTCAGTCCATGGAGACCGGGAGCAGCATGGTACCCCAGAACATGCCCAGAGGAG ACGTCCAGCCAGTGGAGTATGAAGAGCCGATTCACTGGTGCTCCATTGTGTACTATGAGCTGAACAACCGTGTGGGAGAGGCCTACCACGCCTCCTCCACCAGTGTGCTTGTGGATGGCTTCACCGACCCTTCCAACAACAAGAACCGTTTCTGCCTGGGCCTGCTCTCCAATGTCAACCGCAACTCCACCATCGAGAACACCCGCCGGCACATTGGCAAAG GCGTACATTTGTATTATGTCGGTGGAGAGGTCTATGCCGAGTGCCTAAGCGACACCAGCATCTTCGTCCAGAGTCGAAACTGCAATTACCACCACGGCTTCCACCCCACCACCGTCTGCAAGATCCCCAGCGGCTGCAGCCTCAAGATCTTTAACAACCAGGAGTTTGCCCAGCTACTGGCCCAGTCGGTCAACCACGGCTTCGAGGCCGTCTACGAGCTCACAAAGATGTGCACCATCCGCATGAGCTTTGTGAAG GGCTGGGGTGCGGAGTACCATCGACAGGATGTGaccagcaccccctgctggatAGAGGTGCATCTGCATGGCCCCCTCCAGTGGCTGGATAAAGTACTGACGCAAATGGGCTCTCCTCTGAACCCCATCTCTTCTGTTTCCTAA
- the smad5 gene encoding mothers against decapentaplegic homolog 5 isoform X1 yields MTSMSSLFSFTSPAVKRLLGWKQGDEEEKWAEKAVDALVKKLKKKKGAMEDLEKALSCPGQPSKCVTIPRSLDGRLQVSHRKGLPHVIYCRVWRWPDLQSHHELKPLEVCEYPFGSKQKEVCINPYHYKRVESPVLPPVLVPRHSEFNPQHSLLVQFRNLSHHEPHMPLNATFPESFQQQQHSSGSSLPISPNSPYPPSPTSSGTYPNSPASSGPSSPFQLPADTPPPAYMPPDEQMGQDGSQSMETGSSMVPQNMPRGVDVQPVEYEEPIHWCSIVYYELNNRVGEAYHASSTSVLVDGFTDPSNNKNRFCLGLLSNVNRNSTIENTRRHIGKGVHLYYVGGEVYAECLSDTSIFVQSRNCNYHHGFHPTTVCKIPSGCSLKIFNNQEFAQLLAQSVNHGFEAVYELTKMCTIRMSFVKGWGAEYHRQDVTSTPCWIEVHLHGPLQWLDKVLTQMGSPLNPISSVS; encoded by the exons ATGACCTCCATGTCCAGCCTGTTCTCCTTCACGAGCCCGGCCGTCAAGCGGCTTCTGGGCTGGAAGCAGGGCGACGAGGAGGAGAAGTGGGCCGAGAAGGCGGTGGACGCCCTGGTCAAGAAGCTCAAGAAGAAGAAGGGCGCCATGGAGGACCTGGAGAAGGCGCTCAGCTGCCCCGGCCAGCCCAGCAAGTGTGTGACCATCCCGCGCTCGCTCGACGGCCGCCTCCAGGTCTCGCACCGCAAGGGCCTGCCGCACGTCATCTACTGCCGCGTGTGGCGCTGGCCCGACCTGCAGTCGCACCACGAGCTCAAGCCGCTGGAGGTGTGCGAGTACCCCTTCGGCTCCAAACAGAAGGAGGTGTGCATCAACCCCTACCACTACAAACGCGTGGAGAGCCCAG TGCTTCCACCGGTGTTGGTCCCCCGCCACAGCGAGTTCAACCCGCAGCACAGTCTGCTGGTGCAGTTCCGCAACTTGAGCCACCACGAGCCGCACATGCCCCTCAACGCCACCTTCCCTGAGTccttccagcagcagcagcacagcagcggCAGCTCCCTACCGATCTCACCCAACTCGCCCTACCCACCCTCGCCCACCAGCAGTGGCACCTACCCCAACTCCCCCGCCAGCTCGGGCCCCTCCAGCCCCTTCCAGCTGCCAG CCGACACACCACCCCCTGCCTACATGCCCCCTGACGAGCAGATGGGCCAGGACGGCTCTCAGTCCATGGAGACCGGGAGCAGCATGGTACCCCAGAACATGCCCAGAGGAG TAGACGTCCAGCCAGTGGAGTATGAAGAGCCGATTCACTGGTGCTCCATTGTGTACTATGAGCTGAACAACCGTGTGGGAGAGGCCTACCACGCCTCCTCCACCAGTGTGCTTGTGGATGGCTTCACCGACCCTTCCAACAACAAGAACCGTTTCTGCCTGGGCCTGCTCTCCAATGTCAACCGCAACTCCACCATCGAGAACACCCGCCGGCACATTGGCAAAG GCGTACATTTGTATTATGTCGGTGGAGAGGTCTATGCCGAGTGCCTAAGCGACACCAGCATCTTCGTCCAGAGTCGAAACTGCAATTACCACCACGGCTTCCACCCCACCACCGTCTGCAAGATCCCCAGCGGCTGCAGCCTCAAGATCTTTAACAACCAGGAGTTTGCCCAGCTACTGGCCCAGTCGGTCAACCACGGCTTCGAGGCCGTCTACGAGCTCACAAAGATGTGCACCATCCGCATGAGCTTTGTGAAG GGCTGGGGTGCGGAGTACCATCGACAGGATGTGaccagcaccccctgctggatAGAGGTGCATCTGCATGGCCCCCTCCAGTGGCTGGATAAAGTACTGACGCAAATGGGCTCTCCTCTGAACCCCATCTCTTCTGTTTCCTAA
- the syvn1 gene encoding E3 ubiquitin-protein ligase synoviolin isoform X1: MVRAALVTATSMVLTGAVVAHAYLLKHQFYPTVVYLTKSSPSMAVLYIQAFVLVFLLGKFMRKVFFGQLRAAEMEHLIERSWYAVTETCLAFTVFRDDFSPRFVALFTLLLFLKCFHWLAEDRVDFMERSPNISWVFHFRVLSLMVLLGILDFLFVNHACHSIITRGASVQLVFGFEYAILMTMVLTTFIKYTLHTIDLQSENPWDNKAVYMLYTELFTGFIKVLLYMAFMTIMIKVHTFPLFAIRPMYLAMRQFKKAVTDAIMSRRAIRNMNTLYPDATPEDLQASDNVCIICREEMVTGAKKLPCNHIFHSSCLRSWFQRQQTCPTCRMDVLRASQPNQTPAPPPAQAPAPAPPANAQGPVPGNVAPGMMPHFPPGLFPFWGPFPGAAPPAGAPGAQAAADAPPTGASATQAQAQGSSTSAQPNGEASSTSVPGGAMPGFPFNFPPPPFPSAPWLPMPPPPPFMSSMPPPPASLSSMSDAELRELEQEGRRGLEARLQCLHNIHTLLDAAMLNIHHYLTTVATLSPPRTEASAGEASGPSTSSNTNNTENSSQETPAQSPEPVLGATGFSQPDSTTAEEKKEEEGEAAAAEEESDGGEPNAAELRRRRLRKLETTPPPDH, from the exons ATGGTGCGAGCAGCCCTGGTTACAGCCACCAGTATGGTGTTGACAGGGGCGGTGGTGGCCCATGCCTATCTTCTCAAACACCAGTTCTACCCCACAGTGGTGTATCTCACTAAAAGCAGTCCCAGCATGGCT GTATTGTACATCCAAGCATTTGTGTTGGTGTTTCTGTTGGGGAAATTTATGCGCAAAGTCTTCTTTGGACAGCTGCGTGCTGCTGAGATGGAG CACCTGATTGAGCGCTCGTGGTATGCTGTGACTGAGACGTGCCTAGCCTTCACTGTGTTCCGGGATGATTTCTCCCCTCGTTTTGTGGCCCTCTTCACACTGTTGTTATTCCTCAAGTGCTTTCATTGGTTGGCAGAAGACAGAGTTGACTTT ATGGAGAGGAGTCCAAATATTTCATGGGTCTTCCACTTCAGGGTGTTGT CTCTCATGGTGTTACTGGGAATACTGGACTTTCTTTTTGTAAATCATGCTTGCCATAGCATCATCACAAGGGGAGCCTCAGTTCAACTGGTGTTTGGATTCGAG TATGCAATTCTGATGACCATGGTTCTCACAACCTTCATCAAATATACACTTCATACAATTGACCTCCAGAGTGAGAATCCATGGGATAACAAGGCCGTATATATGCTGTACACCGAACTCTTCACAG GTTTCATTAAGGTGCTGCTGTATATGGCATTCATGACCATCATGATCAAAGTGCATACGTTCCCTCTGTTTGCCATTCGTCCCATGTATCTTGCTATGAG ACAATTCAAGAAAGCTGTAACTGATGCCATTATGTCTCGGCGAGCCATCCGCAATATGAACACACT CTATCCTGATGCCACACCCGAAGATCTCCAGGCCTCGGATAATGTCTGCATTATTTGTCGAGAGGAAATGGTGACGGGAGCCAAGAAACTGCCCTGCAACCACATCTTCCACTCCAG CTGCCTGCGCTCCTGGTTCCAGAGACAGCAGACCTGTCCTACGTGCCGCATGGATGTGTTGAGAGCCTCTCAGCCCAATCAGACACCTGCCCCGCCCCCTGCTCAGGCTCCGGCACCAGCCCCACCTGCCAACGCTCAAGGCCCTGTGCCCGGCAACG TAGCCCCAGGGATGATGCCTCACTTCCCCCCGGGGCTCTTCCCTTTCTGGGGGCCGTTTCCTGGGGCTGCCCCACCTGCCGGCGCACCTGGTGCTCAGGCTGCTGCGGATGCCCCCCCAACTGGCGCTAGCGCCACCCAAGCTCAGGCACAAG GGAGCAGTACGTCAGCCCAGCCTAATGGAGAAGCTTCTAGCACTTCTGTCCCTGGAGGTGCCATGCCAGGTTTCCCTTTCAACTTCCCTCCTCCACCGTTCCCTTCTGCACCATGGCTACCCatgccaccaccacctcccttcA TGTCCTCGATGCCGCCGCCGCCCGCCTCCCTGTCCAGCATGTCTGATGCGGAGCTGCgggagctggagcaggaggGCCGGCGGGGTCTGGAGGCCCGACTGCAGTGCCTCCACAACATCCACACGCTGCTGGACGCCGCCATGCTCAACATCCACCACTACCTCACCACCGTGGCCACACTCAG CCCCCCTCGGACTGAAGCCAGTGCTGGAGAGGCCAGTGGTCCCTCGACTTCCTCTAACACCAACAACACGGAGAACTCCAGCCAGGAGACCCCTGCTCAAAGCC CTGAGCCAGTTTTGGGGGCGACGGGTTTCTCTCAACCAGACTCCACCACCgcggaggagaagaaggaagaggaaggagaggccGCCgcggcagaggaggagagcgaCGGCGGAGAGCCCAACGCGGCGGAGCTCAGGCGGAGACGCCTCCGCAAGCTGGAGACCACTCCACCCCCTGACCACTGA
- the syvn1 gene encoding E3 ubiquitin-protein ligase synoviolin isoform X2 produces MVRAALVTATSMVLTGAVVAHAYLLKHQFYPTVVYLTKSSPSMAVLYIQAFVLVFLLGKFMRKVFFGQLRAAEMEHLIERSWYAVTETCLAFTVFRDDFSPRFVALFTLLLFLKCFHWLAEDRVDFMERSPNISWVFHFRVLSLMVLLGILDFLFVNHACHSIITRGASVQLVFGFEYAILMTMVLTTFIKYTLHTIDLQSENPWDNKAVYMLYTELFTGFIKVLLYMAFMTIMIKVHTFPLFAIRPMYLAMRQFKKAVTDAIMSRRAIRNMNTLYPDATPEDLQASDNVCIICREEMVTGAKKLPCNHIFHSSCLRSWFQRQQTCPTCRMDVLRASQPNQTPAPPPAQAPAPAPPANAQGPVPGNAPGMMPHFPPGLFPFWGPFPGAAPPAGAPGAQAAADAPPTGASATQAQAQGSSTSAQPNGEASSTSVPGGAMPGFPFNFPPPPFPSAPWLPMPPPPPFMSSMPPPPASLSSMSDAELRELEQEGRRGLEARLQCLHNIHTLLDAAMLNIHHYLTTVATLSPPRTEASAGEASGPSTSSNTNNTENSSQETPAQSPEPVLGATGFSQPDSTTAEEKKEEEGEAAAAEEESDGGEPNAAELRRRRLRKLETTPPPDH; encoded by the exons ATGGTGCGAGCAGCCCTGGTTACAGCCACCAGTATGGTGTTGACAGGGGCGGTGGTGGCCCATGCCTATCTTCTCAAACACCAGTTCTACCCCACAGTGGTGTATCTCACTAAAAGCAGTCCCAGCATGGCT GTATTGTACATCCAAGCATTTGTGTTGGTGTTTCTGTTGGGGAAATTTATGCGCAAAGTCTTCTTTGGACAGCTGCGTGCTGCTGAGATGGAG CACCTGATTGAGCGCTCGTGGTATGCTGTGACTGAGACGTGCCTAGCCTTCACTGTGTTCCGGGATGATTTCTCCCCTCGTTTTGTGGCCCTCTTCACACTGTTGTTATTCCTCAAGTGCTTTCATTGGTTGGCAGAAGACAGAGTTGACTTT ATGGAGAGGAGTCCAAATATTTCATGGGTCTTCCACTTCAGGGTGTTGT CTCTCATGGTGTTACTGGGAATACTGGACTTTCTTTTTGTAAATCATGCTTGCCATAGCATCATCACAAGGGGAGCCTCAGTTCAACTGGTGTTTGGATTCGAG TATGCAATTCTGATGACCATGGTTCTCACAACCTTCATCAAATATACACTTCATACAATTGACCTCCAGAGTGAGAATCCATGGGATAACAAGGCCGTATATATGCTGTACACCGAACTCTTCACAG GTTTCATTAAGGTGCTGCTGTATATGGCATTCATGACCATCATGATCAAAGTGCATACGTTCCCTCTGTTTGCCATTCGTCCCATGTATCTTGCTATGAG ACAATTCAAGAAAGCTGTAACTGATGCCATTATGTCTCGGCGAGCCATCCGCAATATGAACACACT CTATCCTGATGCCACACCCGAAGATCTCCAGGCCTCGGATAATGTCTGCATTATTTGTCGAGAGGAAATGGTGACGGGAGCCAAGAAACTGCCCTGCAACCACATCTTCCACTCCAG CTGCCTGCGCTCCTGGTTCCAGAGACAGCAGACCTGTCCTACGTGCCGCATGGATGTGTTGAGAGCCTCTCAGCCCAATCAGACACCTGCCCCGCCCCCTGCTCAGGCTCCGGCACCAGCCCCACCTGCCAACGCTCAAGGCCCTGTGCCCGGCAACG CCCCAGGGATGATGCCTCACTTCCCCCCGGGGCTCTTCCCTTTCTGGGGGCCGTTTCCTGGGGCTGCCCCACCTGCCGGCGCACCTGGTGCTCAGGCTGCTGCGGATGCCCCCCCAACTGGCGCTAGCGCCACCCAAGCTCAGGCACAAG GGAGCAGTACGTCAGCCCAGCCTAATGGAGAAGCTTCTAGCACTTCTGTCCCTGGAGGTGCCATGCCAGGTTTCCCTTTCAACTTCCCTCCTCCACCGTTCCCTTCTGCACCATGGCTACCCatgccaccaccacctcccttcA TGTCCTCGATGCCGCCGCCGCCCGCCTCCCTGTCCAGCATGTCTGATGCGGAGCTGCgggagctggagcaggaggGCCGGCGGGGTCTGGAGGCCCGACTGCAGTGCCTCCACAACATCCACACGCTGCTGGACGCCGCCATGCTCAACATCCACCACTACCTCACCACCGTGGCCACACTCAG CCCCCCTCGGACTGAAGCCAGTGCTGGAGAGGCCAGTGGTCCCTCGACTTCCTCTAACACCAACAACACGGAGAACTCCAGCCAGGAGACCCCTGCTCAAAGCC CTGAGCCAGTTTTGGGGGCGACGGGTTTCTCTCAACCAGACTCCACCACCgcggaggagaagaaggaagaggaaggagaggccGCCgcggcagaggaggagagcgaCGGCGGAGAGCCCAACGCGGCGGAGCTCAGGCGGAGACGCCTCCGCAAGCTGGAGACCACTCCACCCCCTGACCACTGA